A portion of the Cloacibacillus sp. An23 genome contains these proteins:
- a CDS encoding DMT family transporter, translating to MICKNEQNAGDVAAVTLISFTVSAALLLAAEAAVGLSPLPSAGELAAAPWWSWTGGVVALFTIAASIQLFKTLGQLQASLLPMLGQVLFSLVIDHFGLFGAARAAITPARAFAAALVTAGAIAAAAAPYIRESARNGGGRSPSALPWQAAGAAAGCMPATIGAVYGTLGTALGSAVRAASSSFVIAVCADALFCAATGRLRNVRAAFRGGPWWMRLGGFCGALAICGNSWLIPRIGAEAFFMSLIFGQMSLSLCMELRGWLGAPRRRVSAPQLAGIAAMPLGVALLRL from the coding sequence ATGATCTGCAAAAACGAGCAAAACGCCGGCGACGTCGCCGCTGTGACTCTCATATCCTTCACAGTCTCCGCCGCGCTGCTGCTAGCGGCGGAGGCCGCCGTCGGGCTTTCGCCGCTGCCTTCGGCGGGCGAGCTCGCGGCCGCCCCGTGGTGGAGCTGGACGGGCGGCGTCGTCGCGCTCTTCACGATAGCCGCCTCGATACAGCTTTTCAAGACGCTGGGGCAGCTTCAGGCCTCGCTGCTTCCGATGCTCGGGCAGGTGCTTTTCAGCCTAGTCATAGACCATTTCGGCCTCTTCGGCGCGGCTCGCGCTGCGATTACCCCGGCGCGCGCCTTTGCGGCCGCGCTGGTGACGGCTGGGGCGATAGCCGCGGCGGCGGCCCCGTACATAAGGGAAAGCGCGCGAAACGGAGGCGGGCGCAGCCCTTCCGCGCTGCCGTGGCAGGCCGCCGGAGCCGCCGCGGGGTGCATGCCGGCCACGATAGGCGCGGTATACGGGACGCTCGGGACGGCGCTCGGCTCGGCGGTGCGCGCGGCCTCGTCGTCCTTCGTCATCGCGGTCTGCGCCGACGCACTCTTCTGCGCCGCGACCGGAAGACTGCGGAACGTCCGCGCGGCCTTCCGCGGCGGCCCGTGGTGGATGCGGCTGGGCGGCTTCTGCGGCGCGCTCGCCATCTGCGGCAACTCGTGGCTGATTCCGCGCATAGGCGCGGAAGCTTTCTTCATGTCGCTGATCTTCGGGCAGATGTCTCTGAGCCTCTGCATGGAACTGCGCGGCTGGCTCGGAGCGCCGCGCCGCCGCGTCTCCGCGCCCCAGCTCGCAGGCATCGCCGCAATGCCGCTAGGAGTCGCGCTGCTGCGATTGTAA